A window of Xylophilus sp. GW821-FHT01B05 contains these coding sequences:
- a CDS encoding TonB-dependent siderophore receptor: MLQHTGLRACAPHSSTSHALAQVRLRPLAQATRTLCTGAMASLIVAGVLVPQVSQAQAQAAQTASQELRSFDIPAGPLEGVLNRLGREAGVLISFGSATTEGVRSKGVSGKHSVEDALSRALSGTGLGAVRAAGGGYALGVLPSTTKPADAGAASTLAGVTVTAQAERSATTEGTGSYTPRAVTIGRGEQALKDIPQSVSVMTRQRMDDQNLVSLTDVISNTTGLIATQGMGAGIAVTSRGFLLDSMQYDGVPVPRNTYALGNWGSETLVFYDRVEVLRGAAGLLQGAGSPGGAVNFVRKRGQAERTVTLTTKAGSWDRYGVQLDAGGPLNAEGTLRGRMVLDEDRGHSFIDTVWSRTRSVYGALDYDINADTTIGIGVSNKHGRSRPSLIGMPRYSDGRDLALPRSTYTGADWNRAYNDQTSVYADLEHRFNDRWTLKVSALGMNEENNSVHQRIVGPIAADGSGMRYGDFASELKGQQRALDAYVRGRFEAFSMKHEVVIGADYSKYTTDDTYARLWTPGGNIFAIDNHRPRQDFASIAASGVVVPSRYDVLQKGVYGTWRAGLTEQLTAIVGARASWYHNIYSPEGGASTVSSASGKVTPYVGLVYALNKQWSAYASYSDVFEPQSARTAAGSVLPAIQGSNYEVGVKGELMDGRVNTSLALFRYDNKNRAVNDTASPLNCNGWYCSVASGKVRSQGFEAEVSGEVLRGLQLMAGYTFNTTKYLEDAQLQGQVFSTWTPKHLVRVWGDYKLPGDWNRLSVGGGVNMQSNTLAFDRSFEVPGVAVWGARVAYQLTPATSVAVNVNNLFDKRYYISSYNSTTYSNYYGDPRNVMLTLKHKF; the protein is encoded by the coding sequence ATGCTTCAGCACACCGGCTTGCGCGCTTGCGCACCGCACTCATCTACCTCGCACGCTCTCGCCCAAGTGCGCTTGCGCCCGCTCGCGCAGGCCACGCGCACGCTCTGCACCGGGGCGATGGCCAGCCTGATCGTGGCCGGCGTGCTGGTGCCGCAGGTGTCGCAGGCGCAGGCCCAGGCGGCGCAAACCGCCAGCCAGGAACTGAGGAGCTTCGACATTCCTGCCGGCCCACTTGAAGGCGTGCTCAACCGCCTTGGCCGTGAAGCGGGCGTGCTCATCAGCTTTGGATCGGCCACGACCGAGGGCGTGCGCAGCAAGGGCGTCAGCGGCAAGCATTCGGTGGAAGACGCGCTGTCACGTGCGCTCTCGGGCACGGGCCTGGGGGCTGTTCGTGCGGCCGGTGGTGGGTATGCGCTCGGCGTGCTCCCGTCGACAACAAAGCCCGCCGACGCCGGTGCTGCATCAACGCTGGCCGGGGTGACGGTCACGGCCCAGGCCGAGCGCAGCGCGACGACCGAGGGTACGGGTTCTTACACCCCGCGTGCCGTGACGATAGGCCGGGGCGAGCAGGCGTTGAAGGACATCCCGCAGTCGGTCAGCGTGATGACGCGCCAGCGCATGGACGACCAGAACCTTGTCAGCCTCACGGACGTGATCAGCAACACCACGGGCCTGATCGCCACGCAGGGCATGGGCGCGGGCATTGCCGTGACCTCGCGCGGCTTCCTGCTGGACTCCATGCAATACGACGGCGTGCCGGTGCCGCGCAACACCTATGCGCTGGGCAACTGGGGCAGCGAGACGCTGGTGTTCTACGACCGGGTCGAAGTGCTGCGCGGGGCGGCTGGTTTGCTGCAGGGGGCAGGCAGCCCGGGCGGCGCGGTCAACTTCGTGCGCAAGCGCGGGCAGGCCGAGCGAACCGTGACGCTGACCACCAAGGCCGGCTCCTGGGACCGCTACGGCGTGCAACTGGATGCGGGCGGGCCGCTCAATGCCGAAGGCACGTTGCGCGGGCGCATGGTGCTGGACGAAGACCGTGGCCACTCCTTCATCGACACCGTGTGGAGCCGCACCCGCTCGGTGTATGGGGCGCTCGATTACGACATCAATGCCGACACCACCATCGGCATTGGCGTGAGCAACAAACATGGCCGCTCGCGGCCGAGCCTCATCGGCATGCCGCGCTACAGCGACGGGCGCGACCTTGCCCTGCCGCGCTCCACCTACACCGGTGCCGACTGGAACCGCGCCTACAACGACCAGACGAGCGTGTATGCAGACCTTGAACACCGCTTCAACGACCGCTGGACGCTGAAGGTCTCTGCCCTGGGAATGAATGAAGAGAACAACTCAGTGCACCAGCGCATCGTCGGACCCATCGCGGCAGACGGCAGTGGTATGCGCTATGGCGACTTCGCCAGCGAGCTGAAGGGCCAGCAGCGTGCGCTGGACGCCTATGTGCGCGGCCGTTTCGAGGCGTTTTCGATGAAGCACGAGGTTGTGATCGGTGCCGACTATTCGAAGTACACCACCGACGACACCTATGCCCGGCTCTGGACGCCGGGCGGGAATATCTTCGCCATCGACAACCATCGCCCTCGGCAGGACTTCGCCAGCATTGCGGCGAGCGGGGTCGTGGTCCCAAGCCGCTACGACGTGCTGCAGAAGGGCGTCTACGGCACCTGGCGCGCCGGGCTCACTGAACAGCTCACCGCCATCGTGGGCGCACGTGCGAGCTGGTACCACAACATTTACTCCCCCGAAGGCGGCGCCTCGACTGTCAGCAGCGCGTCTGGCAAGGTCACGCCCTATGTTGGCCTAGTGTACGCGCTGAACAAACAGTGGTCGGCCTATGCGAGCTATTCCGACGTGTTCGAGCCGCAGTCCGCGCGCACGGCAGCAGGCTCGGTGCTGCCGGCGATCCAGGGCAGCAACTACGAAGTGGGCGTGAAGGGCGAGCTGATGGACGGGCGTGTCAATACGTCGCTGGCGCTGTTCCGCTACGACAACAAGAACCGCGCCGTGAACGACACCGCATCCCCCTTGAACTGCAACGGTTGGTACTGCTCGGTTGCGTCGGGCAAGGTGCGCAGCCAGGGCTTTGAGGCAGAAGTCAGCGGCGAGGTGCTGCGTGGCCTGCAACTCATGGCGGGCTATACCTTCAACACCACCAAGTACCTGGAAGACGCGCAGTTGCAAGGCCAGGTCTTCAGCACCTGGACGCCCAAGCACCTGGTGCGCGTGTGGGGCGACTACAAGCTGCCGGGGGACTGGAACCGCCTGAGCGTCGGTGGTGGCGTCAATATGCAGAGCAACACCCTGGCCTTCGACCGCAGCTTCGAGGTGCCGGGCGTTGCGGTGTGGGGCGCGCGCGTCGCCTACCAACTGACGCCCGCGACCTCTGTGGCCGTCAACGTCAACAACCTCTTCGACAAGCGCTACTACATCTCGTCGTACAACAGCACGACCTACAGCAACTACTACGGCGACCCGCGCAACGTGATGCTGACCTTGAAGCACAAGTTCTGA
- a CDS encoding sigma-70 family RNA polymerase sigma factor has protein sequence MSTADPAFQQVHALYTDHHGWLQGWLRKKLGNAFDAADLAQDTFLRVLRAPGIDRINEPRAYLTTIARNLLINHVRRRAIEQAYLDALALLPESVAPSPEARLMVLETLVEIDRRLDGLAAQAKQAFLLAQLEGLGQAEIAAELGISLSTVKRHLTKAAMRCFFPE, from the coding sequence ATGTCCACCGCCGATCCCGCCTTTCAGCAAGTCCATGCCCTCTATACCGACCACCACGGTTGGTTGCAGGGCTGGCTGCGCAAGAAGCTGGGCAATGCCTTTGATGCGGCGGACCTGGCGCAGGACACCTTTTTGCGCGTCCTGCGCGCGCCGGGGATTGATCGCATCAACGAGCCGCGTGCCTATCTCACCACCATCGCGCGCAATCTGTTAATCAACCACGTGCGCCGGCGCGCCATCGAGCAGGCCTATCTCGATGCGCTGGCGCTGTTGCCCGAGTCGGTCGCGCCATCGCCTGAGGCGCGGCTCATGGTGCTGGAGACCTTGGTCGAGATCGATCGCCGGCTCGACGGGCTTGCGGCGCAGGCCAAGCAGGCCTTTCTGCTCGCGCAGCTCGAAGGCCTTGGGCAGGCGGAGATCGCCGCAGAACTGGGCATATCACTGTCGACGGTCAAGCGCCACCTGACCAAGGCGGCGATGCGCTGCTTCTTCCCGGAGTAG
- a CDS encoding FecR family protein, with product MSASFLPVRAAPLDPRILDEAADWLVRLHDSTATDEDRQACERWRQSSPEHARAWARAELLVNKLGGLPASLAMPALGRPAQVGRRAAVAKLAALLAAAPAGWAAWRLAEQQGWTADHRTATGERRDLQLADGSRLALNTGSAIDLRFDGTQRLVFLRAGEILVETAPDASGQQRPFRVATAAGVMQALGTRFSVREEDGRTHIAVLQGAVRISPAGGVVAPQVLPAGQQTSFTAGGIGAFLDADETAIAWTHGMLLADKMRLADFVAELSRYRRGALYCDPAVAGLQVSGAFPTDDTERVLRMLVSTYPVEAVTRLRGYWVTLVAR from the coding sequence ATGTCAGCGTCTTTCCTGCCGGTGCGCGCTGCGCCGCTCGACCCGCGCATCCTCGACGAGGCGGCCGACTGGCTGGTACGGCTGCACGACAGTACCGCCACAGATGAAGACCGCCAGGCCTGCGAGCGCTGGCGCCAAAGCAGCCCCGAGCATGCACGCGCCTGGGCGCGTGCCGAGCTGCTGGTGAACAAGCTGGGCGGCCTGCCGGCATCGCTCGCCATGCCCGCGCTGGGCCGGCCGGCCCAGGTGGGCCGCCGCGCCGCCGTGGCCAAGCTGGCCGCGCTGCTGGCCGCGGCGCCTGCCGGCTGGGCCGCGTGGCGCCTGGCCGAGCAGCAGGGCTGGACGGCCGACCACCGTACCGCCACCGGCGAGCGGCGTGACCTGCAACTGGCCGACGGCAGCCGTCTTGCGCTCAATACCGGCAGCGCCATTGATCTGCGTTTTGACGGCACACAGCGCCTGGTGTTCTTGCGCGCGGGCGAGATCCTGGTGGAGACGGCCCCGGATGCGTCAGGCCAGCAGCGGCCCTTCCGCGTGGCGACAGCGGCCGGCGTAATGCAGGCGCTGGGCACGCGCTTCAGCGTGCGCGAGGAGGACGGACGCACGCATATCGCCGTGCTGCAGGGCGCGGTGCGCATCTCGCCCGCGGGCGGCGTGGTGGCACCACAGGTGCTGCCGGCCGGGCAGCAGACCTCGTTCACGGCGGGCGGCATCGGCGCATTCCTGGATGCCGACGAGACGGCCATCGCCTGGACCCACGGCATGCTGCTGGCGGACAAGATGCGCCTGGCCGATTTCGTGGCCGAGCTGTCGCGCTACCGGCGCGGCGCGCTGTATTGCGATCCGGCGGTGGCGGGGCTGCAGGTCTCGGGGGCCTTCCCCACCGACGACACCGAGCGCGTGCTGCGCATGCTGGTGTCGACCTATCCGGTGGAGGCGGTCACGCGGTTGCGCGGTTACTGGGTCACGCTGGTGGCCCGCTAA
- a CDS encoding sigma-70 family RNA polymerase sigma factor, with amino-acid sequence MSTADPAFQQVHTLYTDHHGWLQGWLRKKLGNTFDAADLAQDTFVRLLRASPPEAIAQPRAYLTSIAKNVLVNWYQRQALERAYLEALAVLPEDLAPSPEQQLIILETLHEVDAMLDALQPQAKRAFLLSQIEGMKYEDIAQQIGVSLTSVKRYMQQGFRGCLALMD; translated from the coding sequence ATGTCCACCGCCGATCCCGCCTTTCAGCAAGTCCACACGCTCTACACCGACCACCACGGCTGGCTGCAGGGCTGGCTGCGCAAAAAGCTGGGCAATACCTTTGATGCGGCGGACCTGGCGCAGGACACCTTTGTGCGCCTGCTGCGTGCGAGCCCGCCAGAGGCCATCGCGCAGCCGCGCGCCTACCTGACCAGCATCGCCAAGAACGTACTCGTCAACTGGTACCAGCGCCAGGCGCTGGAGCGGGCCTATCTGGAGGCCCTGGCGGTGCTGCCCGAGGATCTGGCGCCGTCGCCCGAGCAGCAACTGATCATTCTCGAGACCTTGCACGAGGTCGATGCCATGCTGGATGCGCTGCAGCCGCAGGCCAAGCGCGCCTTCCTGCTGTCGCAGATCGAGGGCATGAAGTACGAGGACATCGCGCAGCAGATCGGCGTGTCGCTCACCAGCGTCAAGCGCTACATGCAGCAGGGCTTCCGTGGCTGCCTGGCCTTGATGGACTGA
- the fhuE gene encoding ferric-rhodotorulic acid/ferric-coprogen receptor FhuE: protein MSVFRPRAVPPLAKRRLSHAVHHALLALALGAAPAWAADAVSLDALAARPYALAAGPLGRTLSGFAASNGVALSFDPALTEGMTSPPLSGHYTAREAITRLLAGSGLQLTARSDGSYTLSRRPAEVQGDAQALSAVTVTAQAERNGTTEGTGSYTTPATAAATGLALSLRDTPQSVSVLTRQQIDDQNLVSLNDALRSVTGVYVASSDSDRADFYSRGFYVDNLQYDGVPTSLGLSFYGESTNDTTIYDRIEVVRGATGLLTGAGNPSAAINLVRKHADSKVFTGNASVGIGSWSQRRASVDLSTPLTADGRIRGRFAAMTEERDSHVDLYHTRKHVLYGVIDADLTPATTLRVGADYQANRPTGSTWGGLPLVFSDGTPTDWDVSKTTAARWTRWSSTNRTQFANLEHRFDSGWKLKANFSHRESDYDAKLLYLYGQINRSTGAGLVALPNYSEYSFQQNSADLQATGPFELLGRKHEAVVGLSSSRAREVKAGHARTSALQGTGNFYQWDGSYAEPAWGPLATHGLDHTRQDGLYGAIRLSLADPLKLIIGGRQSSWKVQGLSETRKHDVFTPYAGLVYDINDSYSAYASYTEIFQPQNYQDRNGAYLDPVTGKSYEAGIKGEHLDGRVNTSFSVFRIQQDNVAQQDTGNVVPGTSNFAYYGAKGVTSKGFEAQVSGELARGWSLSAGLARTIATDVDGSAINSWAPRTQLQLFSTYRLRGDWQRLTLGGGFNWQNRTYYPLSTSAGDTVYEQKAFGIVNLMARYAFSPQLSLQANLNNLLDKKHYANISGQGQFGAPRNAQVALNYKF, encoded by the coding sequence ATGTCCGTATTTCGTCCGCGCGCCGTGCCACCTCTTGCCAAGCGGCGCCTGAGCCACGCCGTTCACCACGCCTTGCTGGCCCTGGCCCTGGGCGCCGCCCCGGCATGGGCGGCAGACGCCGTATCGCTGGATGCGCTTGCGGCCAGGCCGTATGCGCTGGCGGCCGGGCCGCTGGGCCGCACGCTGTCGGGCTTTGCCGCCAGCAATGGCGTCGCGCTGTCTTTTGACCCGGCACTGACGGAAGGCATGACCAGCCCGCCGCTGTCGGGCCACTACACCGCACGCGAGGCCATCACGCGCTTGCTGGCAGGCAGCGGCCTGCAGCTCACGGCCCGGTCTGATGGCAGCTACACCCTGAGCCGGCGCCCGGCTGAAGTGCAGGGCGATGCCCAGGCCTTGTCTGCGGTGACGGTTACGGCGCAGGCCGAGCGCAACGGCACAACCGAAGGCACAGGCTCCTACACCACGCCGGCCACGGCGGCGGCCACGGGGCTGGCCTTGTCATTGCGCGACACGCCGCAGTCCGTCAGTGTGCTGACGCGCCAGCAGATCGACGACCAGAACCTGGTGTCGCTGAACGATGCGCTCAGGAGCGTGACTGGCGTGTATGTGGCCAGCTCCGACAGCGACCGTGCCGACTTCTATTCGCGCGGCTTCTATGTCGACAACCTGCAGTACGACGGCGTGCCGACCTCGCTCGGCCTGTCGTTTTACGGCGAGTCAACCAACGACACGACCATTTATGACCGTATCGAGGTGGTGCGCGGAGCGACCGGGCTGCTGACCGGCGCGGGCAACCCTTCGGCGGCTATCAACCTGGTGCGCAAGCACGCTGACAGCAAGGTGTTCACGGGCAATGCATCGGTCGGCATCGGGTCCTGGAGCCAGCGCCGTGCATCGGTCGACCTGTCGACGCCGCTGACCGCAGACGGGCGCATCCGGGGCCGGTTTGCCGCGATGACAGAAGAGCGCGACTCGCATGTGGACCTGTACCACACCCGCAAACATGTGCTCTACGGTGTCATCGACGCCGACCTGACGCCCGCCACCACCCTGCGCGTGGGTGCGGACTACCAGGCCAACCGGCCCACTGGCTCGACCTGGGGCGGCTTGCCCCTGGTGTTCAGCGACGGCACCCCTACGGACTGGGACGTCTCGAAGACCACCGCAGCCCGCTGGACCCGCTGGAGCAGTACCAACCGCACCCAGTTTGCCAACCTGGAGCATCGCTTCGACAGCGGCTGGAAGCTCAAGGCCAACTTCTCGCACCGCGAGAGCGATTACGACGCCAAGCTGCTCTACCTCTACGGCCAGATCAACCGCAGCACCGGCGCTGGCCTGGTCGCCTTGCCCAACTATTCCGAGTACAGCTTTCAGCAAAACAGTGCTGACCTGCAGGCGACCGGGCCGTTCGAGCTGCTGGGGCGCAAGCACGAGGCGGTGGTGGGCCTGAGCAGCAGCCGCGCACGCGAAGTCAAGGCCGGCCATGCGCGCACCAGCGCACTGCAGGGCACCGGCAATTTCTACCAGTGGGATGGCTCCTATGCCGAGCCGGCCTGGGGGCCGCTGGCCACCCACGGCCTGGATCACACCCGGCAAGACGGCCTGTACGGTGCGATACGCCTGTCGCTGGCAGACCCGCTCAAGCTGATCATTGGTGGGCGCCAGAGCAGCTGGAAGGTGCAAGGCCTGAGCGAGACGCGCAAGCACGATGTGTTCACGCCCTATGCCGGGCTGGTGTATGACATCAACGACAGCTACTCGGCCTATGCCAGCTACACAGAGATCTTCCAGCCGCAGAACTACCAGGACCGCAATGGCGCCTACCTGGACCCGGTAACCGGCAAGAGCTACGAGGCCGGCATCAAGGGCGAGCACCTGGATGGCCGCGTCAACACCTCCTTCTCGGTGTTTCGCATTCAGCAGGACAACGTGGCGCAGCAGGACACCGGCAATGTGGTGCCGGGCACCAGCAACTTCGCCTACTACGGCGCCAAGGGCGTGACCAGCAAGGGCTTCGAGGCCCAGGTGTCGGGCGAGCTGGCACGTGGCTGGAGCCTGTCGGCCGGCCTGGCGCGCACCATTGCCACCGACGTTGACGGCAGTGCCATCAACAGCTGGGCCCCGCGGACCCAGCTGCAGTTGTTCAGCACCTACCGCCTGCGGGGCGACTGGCAGCGGCTCACGCTGGGCGGCGGCTTCAACTGGCAGAACCGCACCTACTACCCGCTGTCCACCAGCGCGGGCGACACGGTGTACGAGCAAAAGGCCTTTGGCATCGTCAACCTGATGGCGCGCTACGCCTTCAGCCCGCAACTGTCGCTGCAGGCCAACCTGAACAACCTGCTGGACAAGAAGCACTACGCCAACATCAGCGGGCAGGGCCAGTTCGGTGCGCCGCGCAATGCCCAGGTAGCCTTGAATTACAAGTTCTGA
- a CDS encoding PepSY-associated TM helix domain-containing protein, with the protein MSASGPGQGSFRQAQAWLHTWCGLWFSWLLFAVFLTGTLAVFDEPISHWMTPEHHAEEAAAASAPPATAGVDRAQRLAWGMAYMAEHHPAAQMWELWPSDAQGGGDLTVYWFNEKQQYVAAKLDPATGAPIVGAAGPAVRGTQAGHHFVDFHYELHAGSVGLWIVGIAALAMLVALVSGVITHKRIFKDFFTFRPGKGQRSWLDAHNAVAVLTLPFQLMIAYTGIVISGMTFMPAAKLVHYGADKAAQQQFIADLGGGNPTRSGHAMPVPDLEPFAARGQALMGQPVRAVVIDHPGDAAARIGIYGWNDEAGALQRLSPTTGMASFSAATGEVLRVRQPGAADGGTAALAQSAMGGLHMATFGGWAVKWLYFLCGLAGAAMMATGAILFMVKRRSKHLGEFGGATARVYRLIEALNVAAIAGLAIACIGYLWANRLVPLGIDQRAGWELRVFFGLWLLALAHALLRPPAKAWREQLGLLAGLCLLLPLLNFVSIGDHLAAQWRRGDWESMGVELVSLAFGMAAACALRSLGRRGRHGAALRRSPRASITAESSP; encoded by the coding sequence ATGTCTGCCAGCGGCCCGGGGCAGGGCAGCTTCCGCCAGGCGCAGGCCTGGCTGCACACCTGGTGCGGCCTGTGGTTCTCGTGGCTGCTGTTTGCGGTGTTTCTTACGGGCACTCTGGCCGTCTTCGACGAGCCGATCTCGCACTGGATGACGCCTGAGCACCACGCCGAGGAGGCCGCCGCTGCGTCAGCGCCGCCGGCGACTGCGGGTGTAGACCGTGCCCAGCGCCTGGCCTGGGGCATGGCCTACATGGCCGAGCACCATCCGGCCGCGCAGATGTGGGAGCTGTGGCCGTCCGATGCGCAGGGCGGCGGCGATCTCACGGTGTACTGGTTCAACGAGAAGCAGCAGTACGTCGCAGCCAAGCTCGATCCGGCCACCGGGGCACCCATCGTTGGCGCTGCAGGCCCGGCGGTGCGCGGCACGCAGGCCGGCCACCACTTTGTCGACTTCCACTACGAGCTGCACGCGGGCAGCGTCGGCCTGTGGATCGTCGGGATCGCCGCGCTGGCCATGCTGGTGGCGCTGGTGTCGGGCGTGATCACGCACAAGCGCATCTTCAAAGATTTTTTCACCTTCCGGCCTGGCAAGGGCCAGCGCAGTTGGCTGGACGCCCACAACGCGGTGGCGGTGCTGACGCTGCCTTTTCAATTGATGATTGCCTACACCGGCATCGTGATCTCCGGCATGACCTTCATGCCTGCGGCCAAGCTGGTCCACTACGGCGCCGACAAGGCCGCGCAGCAGCAGTTCATCGCCGACCTGGGCGGTGGCAATCCCACGCGCAGCGGGCACGCGATGCCCGTGCCTGACCTGGAGCCCTTTGCCGCGCGCGGCCAGGCGCTGATGGGGCAGCCGGTGCGGGCGGTGGTGATAGACCATCCCGGCGACGCTGCGGCGCGCATAGGCATCTATGGCTGGAACGACGAGGCCGGCGCCCTGCAACGCCTGAGCCCGACCACCGGCATGGCGTCGTTCTCTGCGGCGACGGGCGAGGTGCTGCGGGTGCGCCAGCCGGGCGCTGCAGACGGCGGCACCGCGGCGCTGGCGCAGTCTGCGATGGGCGGGCTGCACATGGCGACCTTTGGTGGCTGGGCCGTGAAGTGGCTTTACTTTTTGTGCGGGCTGGCCGGCGCCGCAATGATGGCCACGGGCGCGATCCTGTTCATGGTCAAGCGCCGCAGCAAGCATTTGGGTGAATTTGGCGGCGCCACCGCGCGCGTCTACCGGCTCATCGAGGCGCTGAACGTCGCGGCCATCGCGGGGCTGGCCATTGCGTGCATCGGCTACCTCTGGGCGAACCGGCTGGTGCCGCTGGGCATCGACCAGCGCGCCGGCTGGGAACTGCGCGTGTTCTTCGGCCTGTGGCTGTTGGCGCTGGCGCATGCCTTGCTGCGGCCGCCGGCAAAAGCCTGGCGTGAGCAACTGGGTCTTTTGGCGGGCCTGTGCCTGCTGCTGCCGCTGCTTAACTTCGTGAGCATCGGTGACCACCTGGCCGCCCAGTGGCGGCGTGGCGATTGGGAAAGCATGGGCGTCGAGCTGGTGTCGCTTGCCTTTGGCATGGCGGCGGCGTGCGCTTTGCGTTCTCTTGGGCGGCGTGGCAGGCATGGTGCCGCGCTGCGTCGTTCGCCGCGAGCATCGATCACGGCGGAGTCCTCGCCATGA
- a CDS encoding TRAP transporter substrate-binding protein, translating to MRIKFVLAGLVAALATAGAVQAQDFKPRLVRFGYGLVDQSNQGRAVRYFAQEVEKATGGKMKIRGIGNASLGSDTQMQQALIGGAQEMMVGSTATLVGITPEMAIWDTPFLFSNTKEADTVLDGPVGEKVKSLLEPKGMVGLVYWENGFRNLTNSKRPVQKLEDLSDIKLRVMQNNVFLDSFKTLGANAVPLPFSELFTALETRAVDGQENPFNTVVSSKFYEVQKYLTVTNHVYSPWIVTVSKKWWDTLSPAEKKVLQDAAVKSRDFERKDTREEATKALAELKDKGMQINELPAAEANRMRDKLVAVNAGIAKSVGQGTWDAVQGAVAQARGTAK from the coding sequence ATGCGCATCAAGTTCGTTCTTGCCGGCCTCGTGGCCGCCCTTGCCACCGCCGGTGCCGTGCAGGCACAAGACTTCAAGCCGCGCCTGGTGCGCTTTGGCTACGGCCTGGTGGACCAATCCAACCAGGGCCGCGCCGTGCGCTACTTTGCGCAAGAGGTCGAGAAGGCCACCGGCGGCAAGATGAAGATCCGCGGCATCGGCAATGCCTCGCTCGGCTCCGACACGCAGATGCAGCAGGCGCTGATCGGCGGCGCGCAAGAGATGATGGTCGGCTCCACCGCCACCCTGGTCGGCATCACGCCCGAGATGGCCATTTGGGACACGCCCTTCCTGTTCAGCAACACCAAGGAAGCTGACACCGTGCTTGACGGCCCGGTGGGCGAAAAGGTCAAGAGCCTGCTGGAGCCCAAGGGCATGGTCGGCCTGGTGTACTGGGAGAACGGTTTCCGCAACCTCACCAACAGCAAGCGCCCGGTGCAAAAGCTGGAAGACCTGAGCGACATCAAGCTGCGCGTGATGCAGAACAACGTGTTCCTCGACAGCTTCAAGACCCTGGGCGCCAACGCCGTGCCGCTGCCGTTCTCAGAGCTGTTCACCGCGCTGGAAACCCGCGCCGTGGATGGGCAAGAGAACCCGTTCAACACGGTCGTCTCCAGCAAGTTCTATGAAGTGCAGAAGTACCTGACCGTCACCAACCACGTCTACAGCCCCTGGATCGTCACCGTCAGCAAGAAGTGGTGGGACACGCTGAGCCCGGCCGAGAAGAAGGTGCTGCAAGACGCCGCCGTGAAGAGCCGTGATTTCGAGCGCAAGGACACGCGCGAAGAAGCCACCAAGGCCCTGGCCGAGCTGAAGGACAAGGGCATGCAGATCAACGAGCTGCCCGCAGCAGAAGCCAACCGCATGCGCGACAAGCTGGTGGCCGTCAACGCCGGCATCGCCAAGAGCGTGGGGCAGGGCACCTGGGACGCGGTGCAAGGGGCGGTGGCGCAGGCGCGCGGCACGGCCAAGTAA
- a CDS encoding FecR domain-containing protein has translation MEFSRSDTPGAGSFGDAAKVAPAIAQQAVQWWVELRSGELGAARRALWERWRAADPAHEAAWQRIEAVGGRLAEIPSPLAKAALSAAPRSMHRRRSVQLLSMLVVGGGAAMVVRQSTQWRCWAADVASAAGQRPSLALPDGGRVTLNSGSAINIRFSAERRVLELVRGEILVQTAQDALRRPFFVETEAGSVRAIGTRFIVRQRDDASVDVGVLQGAVELRPVDAPSELRVLHAGEAGLLTRLHADAAPALDGNAGAWAEGMLVVSHMRLDDFLVELGRHRQGRLGCDPSIAGLQVSGAYPLQDTDRVLAALTSALPVEVHMYTRYWVTLRPRRTRT, from the coding sequence GTGGAGTTTTCCCGAAGCGATACGCCTGGAGCCGGCTCATTCGGCGATGCCGCCAAGGTGGCGCCGGCGATTGCGCAGCAGGCCGTGCAATGGTGGGTTGAGCTGCGCTCGGGCGAGCTTGGCGCCGCACGGCGTGCGCTCTGGGAGCGCTGGCGCGCGGCCGATCCTGCGCATGAGGCCGCATGGCAGCGTATTGAGGCCGTCGGCGGCCGGCTGGCAGAGATCCCTTCGCCGCTGGCCAAAGCCGCCTTGAGCGCCGCGCCCCGGTCCATGCACCGGCGCCGCAGCGTGCAACTGTTGAGCATGCTGGTCGTCGGTGGCGGTGCCGCCATGGTGGTGCGACAGTCCACGCAGTGGCGCTGCTGGGCCGCCGACGTGGCCTCGGCGGCCGGCCAGCGGCCATCCCTCGCGCTGCCCGATGGCGGGCGCGTCACGCTCAATTCCGGGAGCGCGATCAACATCCGCTTCAGTGCCGAGCGCCGTGTGCTGGAGCTGGTGCGCGGCGAGATCCTGGTGCAGACCGCGCAAGACGCGCTGCGCCGGCCGTTCTTTGTCGAAACCGAAGCCGGTTCCGTGCGCGCCATTGGCACGCGCTTCATCGTGCGCCAGCGCGACGATGCCAGTGTCGACGTTGGCGTGCTGCAGGGGGCGGTCGAGCTGCGGCCCGTCGACGCGCCCTCTGAATTGCGCGTTCTGCACGCTGGCGAGGCGGGCCTGCTCACGCGCCTGCATGCAGATGCCGCGCCCGCGCTCGACGGCAACGCGGGGGCCTGGGCTGAGGGCATGCTGGTCGTCTCGCATATGCGGCTTGACGACTTTCTGGTTGAACTCGGGCGCCATCGCCAGGGGCGGCTGGGCTGCGATCCATCCATTGCCGGCCTGCAGGTGTCGGGTGCCTATCCGTTGCAGGACACCGACCGCGTGCTGGCTGCGCTGACCTCTGCCTTGCCGGTGGAAGTCCACATGTACACGCGCTATTGGGTGACGCTGCGGCCACGCCGCACGCGGACTTGA